In the Thermoplasmata archaeon genome, one interval contains:
- a CDS encoding Gfo/Idh/MocA family oxidoreductase: MRVGVIGVGAMGQNHARVLSEIADVVGIADPDVKAGGAVSNRFNMSYFTDHRSLLKEDLDAVSVCVPTHLHAAVARDVIASGTAVLVEKPLAGTVPEARGIVDAARDAHVVLAVGHIERHNPTIAAIKKALDAGQYGDLVTASA; this comes from the coding sequence ATGCGCGTTGGCGTGATCGGCGTCGGGGCGATGGGCCAGAACCACGCGCGCGTTCTCTCCGAGATCGCGGACGTCGTCGGGATCGCGGACCCCGACGTCAAGGCGGGCGGCGCGGTCTCGAACCGGTTCAACATGAGCTACTTCACGGACCACCGCTCCCTGCTCAAGGAGGACCTCGACGCGGTGAGCGTGTGCGTCCCGACCCACCTGCACGCAGCGGTCGCGCGCGACGTCATCGCGTCGGGCACGGCCGTCCTCGTCGAGAAGCCCCTCGCCGGCACGGTGCCGGAGGCGCGGGGGATCGTCGACGCGGCGCGGGACGCCCACGTCGTCCTCGCCGTCGGCCACATCGAGCGGCACAACCCCACCATCGCGGCGATCAAGAAGGCGCTCGACGCGGGGCAGTACGGCGACCTCGTGACCGCGTCGGCG
- a CDS encoding DNRLRE domain-containing protein, with amino-acid sequence MRTGWVLVAIVFLALAPAVTADPPVTRLAERTLSNPADDGQAVSRTNLDLRTDPGAVRIADPSMEGPLQVVDMPNSPSAVSDNTLLARPADPNFGGGSTLDVGFYGANVWTRSIVQFPLSSLPSNATVRSATLSLYLEAAATNDAMTIGVYRITSPWTEFGSSWELEDSVTQWNSTVNGTGGGDFDPAALDAVSGVTDVLGWYAWNVTTTVEGWWSGIVPNHGLLLRQVDDEARDVLGQKMFSSSDSTNASARPRLTITFTTPMAVGGAFGLPIWVPVLPVIAVAAWLVARRAFRVSFRPTEAFLILEDGRLVAHAALAEGALRDELATSGMLTLVARFVKDSFTPGSGRPGELRSLQVDDRHVSIAKDASLYLAVVSTGEAPRNLPESMMAFLAAVREMHGSTLTAWDGFRESVADIETRLRKFLDGLPRTGRRAPNSLA; translated from the coding sequence ATGCGGACGGGCTGGGTCCTCGTCGCGATCGTCTTCCTCGCCCTCGCGCCGGCCGTTACGGCGGATCCCCCGGTGACGCGGCTCGCGGAACGGACGCTCTCGAATCCGGCCGACGACGGCCAGGCGGTCTCTCGGACGAACCTCGATCTCCGCACCGACCCCGGCGCGGTCCGGATCGCAGACCCGTCGATGGAGGGACCCCTCCAGGTCGTCGACATGCCGAATTCACCTTCCGCCGTATCCGACAACACCCTCCTGGCGAGACCGGCCGACCCCAACTTCGGCGGCGGTTCAACGCTGGACGTCGGGTTCTACGGCGCGAACGTCTGGACCCGTTCGATCGTCCAGTTCCCCCTGTCGTCGCTCCCCTCGAACGCAACGGTCCGATCCGCGACGCTGAGCCTTTATTTGGAGGCCGCCGCGACGAACGACGCGATGACGATCGGCGTCTACCGGATCACGAGCCCATGGACGGAATTCGGCTCGTCGTGGGAACTGGAGGACAGCGTGACGCAATGGAACTCCACCGTCAACGGCACCGGCGGAGGGGACTTCGATCCCGCCGCCCTGGACGCCGTTTCGGGCGTGACGGACGTCCTGGGCTGGTACGCGTGGAACGTGACGACGACCGTCGAGGGCTGGTGGTCCGGCATCGTCCCGAATCACGGTCTACTCCTGCGCCAGGTCGACGACGAAGCGAGGGACGTCCTCGGTCAGAAGATGTTCTCCAGCAGCGATTCGACGAATGCGAGCGCACGCCCTCGCCTGACGATCACCTTTACGACTCCCATGGCCGTCGGAGGAGCGTTCGGGCTGCCAATCTGGGTGCCTGTGCTCCCCGTGATCGCCGTCGCGGCCTGGCTCGTGGCCCGTCGGGCCTTCCGCGTGTCGTTTCGACCGACCGAAGCCTTCCTGATCCTGGAGGACGGTCGCCTCGTCGCCCACGCGGCCCTGGCCGAGGGCGCGCTGCGCGACGAGCTGGCGACATCCGGGATGCTCACCCTCGTCGCGCGGTTCGTGAAGGATTCCTTCACCCCAGGATCCGGACGACCGGGGGAGCTCCGGAGCCTCCAGGTCGACGACCGGCACGTGTCGATCGCGAAGGACGCGTCCCTGTATCTCGCCGTCGTCTCGACCGGCGAGGCGCCCCGGAACCTTCCGGAGTCGATGATGGCCTTCCTGGCAGCCGTCCGGGAGATGCACGGATCCACGTTGACGGCGTGGGACGGGTTCCGGGAGAGCGTGGCGGACATCGAGACTCGCCTGCGCAAATTCCTCGACGGCCTCCCGAGGACGGGCCGCCGAGCGCCCAATTCGCTTGCGTGA